The stretch of DNA GGCTCCGCGCAGGTGGGGCCGGCCTTTTTTGTGAGAGGAGCAGCAGATGACAGCCTATATCTGGGCCACGGTGAAAAGCGGCGAGCCCGAACAGTTCATGGCCTATGCCAAGGCGGCGGCGCAGGTCGCGGCGGGCTTTGGCGGGGAATATATCGTGCGCGGGATGATCGAGGATGTGTTTGAGGGCAATTGCGAGGATGCGGGCCGCGCCGTGCTGATCCGCTTTCCCGATGCCGATGCGGCGCGCGCCTATATGGCCAGCGATGGCTACAAGGCGGCCAAGGCGCTGCGCGAAGGCGCGGGTGGTTCGGTCAATTCGCGCCTTGTGGTGGCGCCATGACGGGGGCGTCGCGGCGCGCCGTGCTGGGCGGGGCCTTGGGGGCGGGCGGGTTGATGCTGGCTGCGCCTGCCTCGGCGGCGGCGCGGCTGGATCTGGCGATGCCTGCTGATCGGCTCAAGGCCTTCGTCAAGATGCGCGGCAGTCTGGACGACCGGCTGGTCGCGAGCTGGGTCTCGGCCCGTTATTACGGCATTACCGGGGATGAGATGCGGCCGCTGTTCAATGTGCGCTCGGCGGTCTTTGCGCGCCATCGCCCGGCGGCCGGTGGCGGCTATGAGGCCGTCAATGCCGAGATTGCCTGGTTCACCGATCCCGATACAGGCGAAGTGCTGACCCAATGGCGCAATCCCTATACGGGGCGCGATGTGAAAGTGCCGATGGGCGGCTATGCGCCGTCCAAGGTGTTCATCCGCCCCAATCTGGACTTTGCGCTGGCAAATCCGATACCGGGGCTGGAGATCAACCACGAGGTGCTGCCCTTTGAGGTGCGGGGCGATGATCTCTATATCACCGAACGTTCGCGCACGGCGATGCATTTTGCACCCGGCGCGAAGCCCTTCCGCTATTCGGAGAGCAACACGTTCCATGCGCGGCTCTCCGATGTCCTGTCCGGGGCGCCCCATGTGCCCAGCGATGTCAGCTTCACCAATGTGTGCAGTTGGCGGCCATGGATGGAGATGGGCGATACGCCGGGCCATATGTCGGCCATCGGCATCGGCAAGCAGGGCGCGGCGATGGACAGCATCCCGGCGGAATGGCAGGCCGCAACCCGTCGCTTCCGGCCCGAAGTGCTGAAGGACCCCGCAGCGCTGCTCACGCCGCTCTGGAACAAAAGCTAATCAGACACCCAGCAGGGCGGCGGTTTCGTCGCCCTGTTTTGCCGCGCGGTGCATGGCGATGCGGCCCATGTTGAACAGCCCCGCCGCCACGATCACCGCAGGCCCCGCCACCAGCGCAATCGCCCAGCCCACCTTGGCCGGATCATGCATCACCGCGCCATTGACGCTGGCCACCAGCAAAGGCCCGCTGGCCGCGCCCAACAAGGTGTTGAGCACCAAGGTCAGCGCAATGGAGGTGCCGCGCATCCGCGCCGGAACAATCGCCTGCAAGGTGGCGAACATCAACGTGCCGCAGACCGCATAGATGGCATTGCCCGTGGCCACGACAAAGGCCGCCACCTTGGCATCGCCCGCCAGCACCGCCAGCGTCGAGGGCAGCGCCAGCAGCGGCATGAAGGAGAGCAGGCGGAAGCGCAGCAGAGGTTTGCCCGCCTTCATCGAGCGATCCAGCAGCCACCCGCCCACCAGCGGCCCCGTGGCCGAAAAGAGCATCGAGAGCGGCCCCAGCCAGGCGCCGACAAATTGCGGTGAAACGCCAAAGCCGCGCATCAGCATCGTGGGCTGCCACGCAGCGCCGCCATAGGCGGCGATAAAACACACGCCAAAGCCCAGATAGAGCGGCCCCAGCACCGAACGATTGCGCCAGAACCATGCCGCGCTCTCACCGATGCCGGGATGGGCGGCCAAGGGCGATTGCCCGCGCCGCGCCGGTTCGCGCGTGGTCATCATGCCCAGCACGACGACGAGGCCCAGCGAGCCCGACATGACGAAAACCGTCCGCCATGGCGCAAGACCGGCCAGCACAGGCCATGTTGCAAAGGCCCCCTTGGCCGCTGCACCCAGCACGATGCCGGTAAAGGCAATGCCCAGCCCCTGCGCCAGCGACTGGCCCATCATATAGATGCTGATCGGCCGGCCGCGTTTGTCGGGCGGAAAGAGGTCGGAAATCAGCGAGATCGCGCAGGGCCCCAGCGCCGCCTCGCCCAGACCCACCAGCAGGCGGGCGGCAAACAATTGCCCGAAACCCGCCGCCAGCCCGCTGCCGATGGTGGCCAGCGACCAGAGCGCGATGCCCCCGGTCAACAGGTCGCGGCGCGACACGCGGTCGGCCGCAATCCCCATCGGCATGCCCATAAAGGCATAGAACAGACCGAAGGCCAGCCCCTGCAGCAATCCGATCGCGCCATCGCCGATGCCCAGGTCATGGCGCACCGGATCGACCACCATGTTCAGGATCGCCCGGTCGATGACCGAACAGATCCCGGCAAGGAACAGCAGCGCGACCATCCACCATGCGGTGGCGGCGCGGGGCCAGCTTTCGGCCGGGGCCCGCATCAGAGCAGGCCGCAGGCGCGGGCGCGCGTCTTGATGTAATCGCCCAGCCAGTCGAGGTTGCGGAAGCGCAAAGTGCCGCGCCCGACCGCCGTGCTGGAATGGGCCATGCCCGCCACCAGACGCAGCGCCTTGCCCATCAGGAACAGTTCCTTGTTGGCGATTTCCTCGGCGGTGAAGGGGCGCACCGACTGATAGCCGTCCTCAAACGCCGTGCCATAGCTTTCCGAAAAGCCGTAGAACAGATTGCCCCAGACGAAGTTCTGCACGTCCTGCATCAGGAAATCCTCGCCCGCCGCGTCGAAATCGAGCAGGGTGATCCGGCCCGTCTCATCGACATGGACGTTGGAGGGGTGAAAATCGCGATGGCAGACGCCCAGCGGCACGCCGGCGGCGGCCAGTTCATCAAGGCGCTGGTTCGTGTTGGCCGCAATGATCGGATAGTCGCGCAGGTCATCGGGGCGATCATACACAAAGTCGATCAGCGCGGGCATGCAGATATTGTAATCCTTGGCCGTCTCGGTGGTGAACTTGTGGTCCTTGCCCGCCCATTCATAGCCCAAAAGATGCATGTTGGCGAAAGCCGCGCCAATCTTGAACGAGGTTTCCTCGGAAAGCATGTCGCCGAATTTGCGGCCCGGCGCCCAGTCATACATGGCAATTGCGCGCGCGCCTTCCGGGGTCGCGGCCTTCCAGTACAGCGTGCCGTCATGCTGGGGCACGGCGACGCTGGCGGGGAAGGCCTTATCCTTGAGGAAGGCGAGGAAATCGAGCTCATAGGCGACATCATCGACATCGCGATAGGTCTTGCGCCACACGCGCAGGGCGTATTTCGTCTTCTCGTCCTGAACCAGATAGACATCGTTCATGCCGCGATAGAGCAGCCACACGTCCAGCTTGCCCACCACCGGATAGCGCGCCTTGACCTCGCGCGCGATGAAATCGGGGTGGAGCACCGAATGCGAAATGTCGGCAATCGGCAGGCCGGATTCAACCAAGGAAGAGACGTAGTTCACGGGCAAGTACCTCTGGAGCAATATCGAAAATGTCGCGATCCAATTGGGGCAGATCGCGGATGGAAATATCCGGTATCAAGGCCGCCGCCGCCAGCGCAGGCTTGCGCAGGGCTTCATGCGGTTGCAGCAAAAGCACCGGACAGGTGATCTGGCCAAGGCGGGTATAGTCATAGGACCATACGCCGCGATAGGCCCATGTGAAGCGGTCAAGGATATAGGCCTTGTCCGCAAAATGACGGATCGCGCGCGACAATGGCTGGGCCGGATCGCGCGCCTTGACCACATAGGCCCACAGGCGGGTGAGCAGGTCGAGGATGACCGCGCCATCCTCGTCGGGCACGGGAAATTCCTCGGCCTCGCGCAATTTGGCGGCGCGGATCTCGGCGGGATACATGGGAATGCCGGTCAGCCCCATCCGCTGCACCTGAACGGGCAGCGCCAGCGCCAGTTCCACCGCCAGCAACGATCCGGTGTGATAGCCGTAAAGGTCAATCGGCCCATCCACCCCCAGCGCGGCCAGACCATCGGCAAAGGCAGCCGCATAGGCGCTCAGGCCCGGCGGGGCGGGCGGCGCATCGCTCATGCCATGGCCGGGCGTGTCAAAGGCGATCACGCGGCGGTCCTGCGCCATCTGCTCGATCAGCGGCTCATATTCCCAGCCCGACGAGGGGTTCTGATGCAGCATTACCAGCGGCGGATGCGCGCCATCCACGCCCGCCTGCCGGTAATGCAGTTGGCCATAGCGACAGGTGGTATAGGCGCGCGACAGGGTCATGATCGGATCGGGGGTGTCCGTATAGTTATCGTCTCAGCATGATCCCGCGCGGATTGTGCAACAGGGTGTCACAGCGGACTCTCCGCTGGGCGGAGATTTGGGCTATCGGTACGCGGCATTGCGGACGGGCGCGCCATCCTGATGGCTTGCCGCAACAGGAGAATGGCAGATGGAGAACCCGCTGGGTTTGGCATTGGTGGGATGCGGGCGGATTTCGGGCGCGCATCTGGGCGCGGTCGGGCAACTGGCGGATCGGGTCCGTCTGGTCGCCGCCGTGGACCGCGATCTGGCCGCAGCGCAGGCGGCGGCCGGACCTTTTGGCGCCGTGGCGACCGATGATCTGGCGCAGGTGCTGGCCATACCTGAGGTTGAGGCGGTGCTGATCGCCAGCCCCAATGATCTGCATGCCGATCAGGCGATGGCGGCCATTGCGGCGGGCAAACATGTGCTGGTAGAAAAGCCATTGGCGCCCACCGGCAAGGAGGCCCTCGCTCTGGCGCAGGCCGCAGCGGACAAGGGCGTGGTGCTGGCCGCCGGGCATACCTATCGTCAGGGTCCGGCGTTCCATTACCTGCTCGACCACTGGCAGGATTTCGGCAAGCTGATGGCGGTGGAGGTCACCTCCTGTGTGCGCTGGAACGGCCCGCAGGCGCCATGGTGGGCCACGCGCAAGCCCGAGGAAGGGCTGATCCTCTCGCTCTTTGCGCCCCATTCGCTCGATTTCGTGCAGATGTGCATGGGCGCGGACGATCCCATCCGCGTCCATGCCGAGGCCGCCCGCCTGCAGACCGGGTGGCAGGGCGAGGATCAGGCGATGATCCTGCTCGCCTATCCGGGGCGGCGCATGGCCAGCGTCCATATCAGCTATAACCAGCCCAGCATCATAGACCGCAAGGTCCTGCATTTCAGCAAGGGCGTGGTGGAAATCGAGGATGGTGAATTCCTGCGTTTCAACCGCGAATTGCTGGTGGAACCCGCGCCCGGCGTGGTGCGCGATGCGCGCGTGATGGGCGGGCGCGATCTGGCCCATTATTTCCGCATCCAGATGGAGGAATTCGTCGCCGCCGCGCGCGGGCGGCCCAATCGCAGCGTGAACGGCTTTGACGCGGCGCGCACCATTGCGCTGATCGACCGCATTCTGGCCGAGGCGCGGCGCAATGCCACCGATGCCATCGATCCGCCGCCCCCGCCCGAAATCGCGCTGGATATCACCGCGCAAGTCAAGGCCGATGCCTTCAGCACCCGCAAGGAGGCCTGAGATGCGGATCGCCCTTTCCCGATGGATGCGCGGTGCGGCCATGATGGCGATGGGCGCGGCGGTGATCGGCGCGGCCCCGCCCCCGGCCCCGTCTCCGGCCAAACCTGAACTGGGGCCGGACGGCACGCCGATCATACGACCCGCCCCTGCGCCCACTTTTCCCTCGCGGCGCCCCGGATCGGCCTTTGCCGATGGGGCCGACCTGCCCGAGATGGTGGTGGTGCCGGCCGGGCGCTTCATGATGGGCACCACGCCCAAGGACAACCGATCGGTGGGCGTATGGCCGATGTTCGATGCGATGGAAGGGCCGGTGCATCCCGTCACCATCGCGCGGCCCTTTGCCGTGGGGCGCTATGCCGTCACGTTTGACCAATGGGACGCCTGCGTGGCCGATGGCGGCTGCGGCGGCTATCGGCCGGGCGATGAGGGCTGGGGGCGTGGACGGCGGCCGGTGATCAATGTGAATTACGACGATGCGCTGGCCTATGTCGCCTGGATTCGCCGCAAAACCGGCCAGCCCTATCGCCTGCTGTCCGAGGCGGAATGGGAATATGCCGCGCGCGCGGGCACGGTCACGCCCTTTTATTTCGGCACGCGCATCACCCATGAGGACGCCAATTACGGCAATTTCTATGACCGCACGACGCCGGTGGGGTCCTATCCGCCCAACCGGTTCGGCCTCTATGATATGGCGGGCAACACCGCGCAATGGGTGGCCGATTGCCATCACCCCGATTTCAAGGGGGCGCCCGGCGATGGATCGGCGTGGATCGCGGGCGGCGATTGCACCAAGCGCAATGTGCGCGGCGGCGGGTGGAGCCTGCTCGACTGGACATTGCATGTGGCCCAGCGCATCGGCGATCCGCCGCAACAGCGCAACAACCATCTGGGATTTCGCGTGGCGCGCGATCTGCCGTGAGACGCACGGGGGCCTTGGCGAAGGCCCCCAGGCAATTCAGCCCTTGGGCACGGTTTTGAGATAATCGCCCATATCGTTGCGGAAGCCGGTCCATTCCTTCCATTTGAAAATGTCGGGCGTGTGGCTTTCCAGCGACCGGCGCGCGGCTGCGGGGATTTCGTCAAGGCCGCTGATCTTGGCGCCATAGGCGCGGCCCCATGTGCGGCCCGATTTGGTTTCGGCCCGACCGCCCATGCCCAGCCAAGGATGCCATGTCGCCATGTTCTGAAAGGTGCAGAAGGCGGGCGCGCTGGTCAGCTTTTCATTGAACGCGTCCTGCGCCCGCGCGCCATAGGTGGCGTGGCTTTCCCAGAAGATCGTCTTGCCCGCCGACAAATGCGGATAGGCATCAGGCGTGGCGGCATTGGGAAAGGCCGCCGAAGAGGATGTCGGCACGATCACCATATCGCCCAGTTCCTCCATCGGCAGCACGACCGGATTGAGGTCCGCCCCCTTGGTGACAATCCCGTCCGGGCCGATCGCCACATTGAAAGGCCCGCCATAGAATTGCCAGACCTTGCGCTTTTCGCCGGTGATGGGGTTTACCCAATCGTCGAGCGGCTCGTCGGTGTTGAACCGGCAATAGACCCCGGACTCATAGGTGCGCGATTCATACTGATTGCCGGGCAGGGGCGTCCATTCCGAGATGTTGAGGTGGTTCATCGTGAAGAAGGGGATCAGATTGCCATCGCCCGTATAGCCATAGATGTGCAGGCGATAGAAGATGAACACCGTTTCACGTGCGCAGGAGCCGATCACACGGGCGCGCATCCGGGCGCGGACCGCAGGATCATTCAGATCGGGCCGGGCGGCGATGCCCTGCGCGGTCATGCCCTGCGCGGCAAGGGCGGCGGGCGTCAACAGGCCCATTCCGGCAGCCGCAGGCGCGGCGGCAAGCATATGGCGGCGGGTCAGATGATCCATTATTGTCAGGCTCCCTTGGCGTTTATCGGCCCCCCGCCACGTCCAGCGTGGTGCCCGTGATATAGCTGGCCTCCTCGCCGGCCAGGAACAGGATCGCGTCAGCCACCTCGCGCGGCGTGCCCAGCCGGTGCAGCGGCACCATGCGGCTGGGGGCATATTCGAGGCCTTGCTCGTCCATCGCGCGCAGATATGGCCCGGCCAGTTCGGTATCGATAGGGCCGGGGGCAACGGCATTGATCGTGATCCCGCTGTCGCCCAGCTCGATGGCCAGCGCGCGGACAAAGCCGATAACCCCGGCCTTGGCGGTCGAATAGGGCGCGGCGCCGGAATAGAAGGCATTCCACACCGTGCCGTTGCGCGCGCCTGAGGACAGGCAGACGATCCGCCCATAGCCGCGCGCCGCCATGCCCGGCACGGCCGCGCGGGTGCAAAGGAACATGCTGCGCAGGGAGAGCGCCATCGTGTGTTCCCAATCGTCCAGCGAGAGATCGGCAATCCGCCCCGAACGCCCGCCGCCCACATTGTTGACCAGAATGTCGAGCGGGCGCCAATCGAGCGCCGCCCCGAACAGATCGGCCACTTGCGCCTCGTCGGTCACATCGCAGGGGATGATCCGATGCGGCGCATCGCCCAGCAGGGCGGCGGTCTCGCGCAGCCTGTCCTCATCGCGGTCGGCAAGGACGAGCGCCGCGCCCTCCTCGGCAAGGCGCAGCGCGGCGGCGCGGCCTATGCCCAGACCCGCGCCGGTGATAAGGGCTGTCCGGCCGCCCATGCGTGATTGGCTCATGATGCGCAGGCTATGCAAGGCGCGGAGGCGCCGGCGGGTTTTGCGCGGTCTATCCGATGGGCGGAACTGTGGGAAACGGCCATTGCGGGCCGGGGGCGGCGCGGCGCAGCCTTGGCCCATGATCGCACTGGACAATGGTTTTGAAGAAGCGGTGGCCATCGTGGCCGATGCGGGGGCAAGCGCGGCAAGGCTTTGCGCGGCAACGGGGTTTGTGCCTTTGGCGCAGGGGCCGGTCGATGGCGGGGCGCTGGCGCTGATGGGCCTGTCGGGCGGGGCGCAGGAGGTGTTGATCGGGCATCCCGGCGTGGCGCGCGGGCGGATCCGTCTGATCCAGATCGACGGCCCGGTGGCGGGTTTGAACCGCGAAGGCGGACAGGCATGGGACCCGGGCGGCATTTTCGACATCAACCTGCGCGCCCTGCCCGATATCGAGGCTTTGCAGCGCGCGCTGGTGGCTCAGGGCTTTGTCGCCCATGCGCCGATCACCGATTGGGATTTCGGCCCTCTGGCCGTGCGCGAGGTGGTCAGCAGCGATGCCGATGGTCTGTGCGTCGCGCTGATGGAGCGGGTGCGGCCCCCGCTTCAGGGCTATGACGGCGTGTCCGGCCCGGCCAGTTTCGTGTTCAATTCCACCCAGGTGGTGCCCGATTTCGAGGCGGCGCGGCATCTCTATCGTGATTGTCTGGGCTGGTTGCCGGTGCAGGAAACCGAAGGGATGGCGGCGCAGGACAGCGGGGCCAACTGCATGGGCCTGCCCGAAGGAATCGCCGCGCAAATCCCGATGCGGATTGGCATCTATCAGCCCGAAGGGCGGATGGAGGGATCGGTCGAGATCATCGAATATGGCGTGCGTGGCCATGATTTCTCGGACTGCGAACCGCCGCTGCGGGGCTGGACTTCGCTGCGCTTTCCGGTGACGGATCTGGAGGAATTCATCAATCGGGCGGCAATGGGCGGTTGCCGGATCATCGGCCCGGTGGCGGCGCAATGGGCGCCGCATCCCGCCGGAATGGCCGCCGCCGCGATCACCCCGTGGGGCGCGCGGCTGGAGGCTTTTCAATCGGGTGTCAAAGATCGTTGAGATAGGTGATGGCTTCGGCCTCGCTGATCACGTCGGCATATTTGGCGTTCATGTCGAACAGATTGGCGTCATGCGGGCCGGAATGACGGTCGCCGCAGGCGTCCGCGATCACGGCGGTCCTGAACCCGTGGCTCATCGCATCGACGCAGGAGGCGCGCACGCAGCCGCTGGTCGAAAGTCCGGTGAGCAGAACGCTGTCCACGCCCATGGCCGTCAGCGTGCTGGCAAGGGACGTGCCGAAAAAGGCGCTGGGATATTGCTTGGAGATGACCAGTTCGTCCTCAAATGGTTCAAGCCCCGGCCCCCATGCGGCCATCGGATGGCCCTTGACAAAATAGCGCAAGGGCGCGGCCTTTTCGAAGAAACGCCCGCCGTCCATGCCGCTGGCATGATATTGCACGCAGGTCAGAATGACCGGCACCCCGGCCTTGCGGGCGACCTCGCGCACGCGCAGCGCGCTCTCGATCGCGTCATAGACGGGCTGGCCGCAATAGAGATCACAGTCGGGTTCGAAATAGGCGCGGCAGAAGTCGATCATCACCAGCGCGGGCTTTTTCCCGAAGCCCACGCGGGTGTTATAGGCGCGCTTGTAATTTTCGAGCAGGTCGTCGCTCATGATGCATCATCCTCGGCATAGAGCCACGGCGCGCTGGCCTTTTGGCGTGTTTCAAATTCGGCGATGGCGCCGGAATATTGGTGCAGCAGGACGGCGGTCTCATCCCAGCCGTTGAGCAGGGCCAGTTTGCGTTCGGGCGCGATGTCAAAGGCAAAGGCGCGGTTGCCCACGGTCAGGCTTTGCGCCTCCAGATCGACGGCGAATGTCTGCTCGGTCTGGGCCGCGACCATCAGCTCGGCCACCGTTTCGGCGGGCAGGGTGATGGGCAGGATGCCGTTGCGCTGGCAATTGGAATGGAAGATCTCGCCAAAGCCCGCCGCGATGATGCAGCGCACGCCAAGGCCCGCAATCGCCCAGACCGCCTGTTCGCGGCTGGAGCCGGAACCGAAATTGGCGCCTGCGACGATGAAGGGCGCGGCGTTGAAGGGCGCGCGGTTGAGCACGTAATCGGGAATTTCCGCGCCATCGGCATCAAACCGGCGATCATGGAACGCATAGCGGCCCAGCCCTGCCTTGGCGGTGATCAGCAGAAAGCGCGCGGGAAAGATGATATCGGTGTCGATATTCTCCTCCGGCATTGGCGCGGCATGGCCCGACAGGGTGGTGAAAGGCTGGCTCATGCCGCAAACTCCCGTATGTCGGCGATATGGCCCGCGATGGCGGCGGCGGCGGCCATGGCTGGGCTCATCAGATGGGT from Novosphingobium humi encodes:
- a CDS encoding phosphotransferase translates to MNYVSSLVESGLPIADISHSVLHPDFIAREVKARYPVVGKLDVWLLYRGMNDVYLVQDEKTKYALRVWRKTYRDVDDVAYELDFLAFLKDKAFPASVAVPQHDGTLYWKAATPEGARAIAMYDWAPGRKFGDMLSEETSFKIGAAFANMHLLGYEWAGKDHKFTTETAKDYNICMPALIDFVYDRPDDLRDYPIIAANTNQRLDELAAAGVPLGVCHRDFHPSNVHVDETGRITLLDFDAAGEDFLMQDVQNFVWGNLFYGFSESYGTAFEDGYQSVRPFTAEEIANKELFLMGKALRLVAGMAHSSTAVGRGTLRFRNLDWLGDYIKTRARACGLL
- a CDS encoding Gfo/Idh/MocA family protein; the encoded protein is MENPLGLALVGCGRISGAHLGAVGQLADRVRLVAAVDRDLAAAQAAAGPFGAVATDDLAQVLAIPEVEAVLIASPNDLHADQAMAAIAAGKHVLVEKPLAPTGKEALALAQAAADKGVVLAAGHTYRQGPAFHYLLDHWQDFGKLMAVEVTSCVRWNGPQAPWWATRKPEEGLILSLFAPHSLDFVQMCMGADDPIRVHAEAARLQTGWQGEDQAMILLAYPGRRMASVHISYNQPSIIDRKVLHFSKGVVEIEDGEFLRFNRELLVEPAPGVVRDARVMGGRDLAHYFRIQMEEFVAAARGRPNRSVNGFDAARTIALIDRILAEARRNATDAIDPPPPPEIALDITAQVKADAFSTRKEA
- a CDS encoding DUF1330 domain-containing protein → MTAYIWATVKSGEPEQFMAYAKAAAQVAAGFGGEYIVRGMIEDVFEGNCEDAGRAVLIRFPDADAARAYMASDGYKAAKALREGAGGSVNSRLVVAP
- a CDS encoding SDR family NAD(P)-dependent oxidoreductase; its protein translation is MSQSRMGGRTALITGAGLGIGRAAALRLAEEGAALVLADRDEDRLRETAALLGDAPHRIIPCDVTDEAQVADLFGAALDWRPLDILVNNVGGGRSGRIADLSLDDWEHTMALSLRSMFLCTRAAVPGMAARGYGRIVCLSSGARNGTVWNAFYSGAAPYSTAKAGVIGFVRALAIELGDSGITINAVAPGPIDTELAGPYLRAMDEQGLEYAPSRMVPLHRLGTPREVADAILFLAGEEASYITGTTLDVAGGR
- a CDS encoding isochorismatase family protein; translated protein: MSDDLLENYKRAYNTRVGFGKKPALVMIDFCRAYFEPDCDLYCGQPVYDAIESALRVREVARKAGVPVILTCVQYHASGMDGGRFFEKAAPLRYFVKGHPMAAWGPGLEPFEDELVISKQYPSAFFGTSLASTLTAMGVDSVLLTGLSTSGCVRASCVDAMSHGFRTAVIADACGDRHSGPHDANLFDMNAKYADVISEAEAITYLNDL
- a CDS encoding DUF1838 family protein, whose amino-acid sequence is MDHLTRRHMLAAAPAAAGMGLLTPAALAAQGMTAQGIAARPDLNDPAVRARMRARVIGSCARETVFIFYRLHIYGYTGDGNLIPFFTMNHLNISEWTPLPGNQYESRTYESGVYCRFNTDEPLDDWVNPITGEKRKVWQFYGGPFNVAIGPDGIVTKGADLNPVVLPMEELGDMVIVPTSSSAAFPNAATPDAYPHLSAGKTIFWESHATYGARAQDAFNEKLTSAPAFCTFQNMATWHPWLGMGGRAETKSGRTWGRAYGAKISGLDEIPAAARRSLESHTPDIFKWKEWTGFRNDMGDYLKTVPKG
- a CDS encoding MFS transporter — translated: MRAPAESWPRAATAWWMVALLFLAGICSVIDRAILNMVVDPVRHDLGIGDGAIGLLQGLAFGLFYAFMGMPMGIAADRVSRRDLLTGGIALWSLATIGSGLAAGFGQLFAARLLVGLGEAALGPCAISLISDLFPPDKRGRPISIYMMGQSLAQGLGIAFTGIVLGAAAKGAFATWPVLAGLAPWRTVFVMSGSLGLVVVLGMMTTREPARRGQSPLAAHPGIGESAAWFWRNRSVLGPLYLGFGVCFIAAYGGAAWQPTMLMRGFGVSPQFVGAWLGPLSMLFSATGPLVGGWLLDRSMKAGKPLLRFRLLSFMPLLALPSTLAVLAGDAKVAAFVVATGNAIYAVCGTLMFATLQAIVPARMRGTSIALTLVLNTLLGAASGPLLVASVNGAVMHDPAKVGWAIALVAGPAVIVAAGLFNMGRIAMHRAAKQGDETAALLGV
- a CDS encoding formylglycine-generating enzyme family protein, producing MRIALSRWMRGAAMMAMGAAVIGAAPPPAPSPAKPELGPDGTPIIRPAPAPTFPSRRPGSAFADGADLPEMVVVPAGRFMMGTTPKDNRSVGVWPMFDAMEGPVHPVTIARPFAVGRYAVTFDQWDACVADGGCGGYRPGDEGWGRGRRPVINVNYDDALAYVAWIRRKTGQPYRLLSEAEWEYAARAGTVTPFYFGTRITHEDANYGNFYDRTTPVGSYPPNRFGLYDMAGNTAQWVADCHHPDFKGAPGDGSAWIAGGDCTKRNVRGGGWSLLDWTLHVAQRIGDPPQQRNNHLGFRVARDLP
- the leuD gene encoding 3-isopropylmalate dehydratase small subunit, encoding MSQPFTTLSGHAAPMPEENIDTDIIFPARFLLITAKAGLGRYAFHDRRFDADGAEIPDYVLNRAPFNAAPFIVAGANFGSGSSREQAVWAIAGLGVRCIIAAGFGEIFHSNCQRNGILPITLPAETVAELMVAAQTEQTFAVDLEAQSLTVGNRAFAFDIAPERKLALLNGWDETAVLLHQYSGAIAEFETRQKASAPWLYAEDDAS
- a CDS encoding alpha/beta fold hydrolase; its protein translation is MTLSRAYTTCRYGQLHYRQAGVDGAHPPLVMLHQNPSSGWEYEPLIEQMAQDRRVIAFDTPGHGMSDAPPAPPGLSAYAAAFADGLAALGVDGPIDLYGYHTGSLLAVELALALPVQVQRMGLTGIPMYPAEIRAAKLREAEEFPVPDEDGAVILDLLTRLWAYVVKARDPAQPLSRAIRHFADKAYILDRFTWAYRGVWSYDYTRLGQITCPVLLLQPHEALRKPALAAAALIPDISIRDLPQLDRDIFDIAPEVLARELRLFLG
- a CDS encoding DUF1838 family protein; this translates as MTGASRRAVLGGALGAGGLMLAAPASAAARLDLAMPADRLKAFVKMRGSLDDRLVASWVSARYYGITGDEMRPLFNVRSAVFARHRPAAGGGYEAVNAEIAWFTDPDTGEVLTQWRNPYTGRDVKVPMGGYAPSKVFIRPNLDFALANPIPGLEINHEVLPFEVRGDDLYITERSRTAMHFAPGAKPFRYSESNTFHARLSDVLSGAPHVPSDVSFTNVCSWRPWMEMGDTPGHMSAIGIGKQGAAMDSIPAEWQAATRRFRPEVLKDPAALLTPLWNKS